One Streptomyces sp. L2 genomic window carries:
- a CDS encoding response regulator transcription factor, with amino-acid sequence MRVVIAEDSALLRDGLVQLLELRGVEVAAAVGDPETLLAAVAEHAPDVAVLDIRLPPTQTDEGVRAALRLRAEHPGTGVLLFSQYVETTYAARLLSDPAGFGYLLKERVTDIGEFVGALERIAAGGTALDPEVVAQLFGATRRSTALDTLTPREREVLSLMAEGRTNHAIATAFTVSERAVEKHIANIFTKLDLPPSQSGHRRVLAVLKYLEGARAA; translated from the coding sequence ATGCGCGTCGTCATCGCCGAGGACTCGGCCCTGCTGCGGGACGGCCTGGTGCAGTTGCTGGAGCTGCGCGGCGTCGAGGTGGCGGCGGCCGTCGGCGACCCCGAGACGCTGCTGGCGGCCGTCGCCGAGCACGCCCCCGACGTCGCCGTCCTCGACATCCGGCTGCCGCCCACCCAGACCGACGAGGGCGTACGGGCGGCCCTGCGGCTGCGCGCCGAACACCCGGGCACCGGTGTGCTGTTGTTCTCGCAGTACGTGGAGACGACGTACGCGGCCCGGCTGCTCAGCGACCCCGCCGGATTCGGCTACCTGCTGAAGGAACGGGTCACCGACATCGGGGAGTTCGTCGGCGCGCTGGAGCGGATCGCGGCCGGCGGTACCGCGCTGGACCCCGAGGTGGTCGCCCAGCTGTTCGGCGCCACCCGCCGCAGCACCGCCCTGGACACGCTGACGCCCCGCGAGCGCGAGGTGCTGTCGCTGATGGCGGAGGGCCGCACGAACCACGCGATCGCCACCGCGTTCACCGTCTCCGAACGGGCCGTGGAGAAGCACATCGCGAACATCTTCACCAAGCTCGACCTGCCGCCGTCGCAGTCCGGGCACCGGCGGGTGCTGGCGGTGCTGAAGTACCTGGAGGGCGCCCGCGCCGCCTAG
- a CDS encoding class F sortase, with amino-acid sequence MRRIGDTAIAAVTVVALASGVWLLGGSSGTHAPPQPSAAEGRAEPGEAAHGAPALPASPPTRIRIPSIRVDAPLMGLALTAGGSLDVPPPGNKNLAGWYEAGTAPGETGTAIVAGHVDNAQGPAVFYNLGALKRGARIEVDREDGTVAVFTVDAVEVYSTRNFPDDKVYGAAKRPELRVITCGGGYTKATGYQGNVVVFAHLTGSRKVPS; translated from the coding sequence ATGCGCCGGATCGGGGACACCGCGATAGCCGCGGTCACCGTCGTCGCCCTCGCCTCGGGCGTGTGGCTGCTCGGTGGCAGTTCCGGCACGCACGCGCCGCCGCAGCCGTCGGCCGCCGAGGGCCGGGCCGAGCCGGGTGAGGCGGCGCACGGGGCGCCCGCGCTGCCGGCGTCGCCGCCGACCCGCATCCGCATCCCCTCGATCCGTGTGGACGCCCCGCTCATGGGGCTCGCCCTCACCGCCGGCGGCAGCCTGGACGTGCCGCCGCCCGGGAACAAGAACCTCGCCGGCTGGTACGAGGCCGGCACCGCGCCCGGTGAGACGGGCACCGCGATCGTCGCCGGGCACGTCGACAACGCCCAGGGACCCGCCGTCTTCTACAATCTGGGCGCCCTCAAGCGCGGCGCCCGCATCGAGGTGGACCGCGAGGACGGCACGGTCGCCGTGTTCACGGTGGACGCGGTCGAGGTGTACTCCACCCGGAACTTCCCCGACGACAAGGTGTACGGCGCCGCGAAGCGCCCCGAGCTGCGGGTGATCACCTGCGGGGGCGGCTACACCAAGGCGACCGGCTACCAGGGGAACGTGGTGGTCTTCGCCCATCTGACGGGCAGCCGGAAGGTCCCGTCCTAG